A single window of Arvicanthis niloticus isolate mArvNil1 chromosome 20, mArvNil1.pat.X, whole genome shotgun sequence DNA harbors:
- the Cpne5 gene encoding copine-5 isoform X5 gives MKKKKYVNSGTVTLLSFAVESESTFLDYIKGGTQINFTVAIDFTASNGNPSQSTSLHYMSPYQLNAYALALTAVGEIIQHYDSDKMFPALGFGAKLPPDGRVSHEFPLNGNQENPSCCGIDGILEAYHSSLRTVQLYGPTNFAPVVTHVARNAAAVQDGSQYSVLLIITDGVISDMAQTKEAIVNAAKLPMSIIIVGVGQAEFDAMVELDGDDVRISSRGKLAERDIVQFVPFRDYVDRTGNHVLSMARLARDVLAEIPDQLVSYMKAQGIRPRPPPAAPAQSPPESPAHSPPGSPLHTNI, from the exons atgaagaaaaagaaatatgtgaaTTCTGGCACG gtCACCCTGCTTTCTTTTGCGGTAGAGTCAGAGAGTACCTTCCTGGATTACATCAaaggagg GACGCAGATCAATTTCACCGTGGCCATCGACTTCACTGCCTCTAACG GGAACCCCTCGCAGTCCACGTCCCTGCACTACATGAGTCCCTACCAGCTGAACGCCTACGCGCTGGCACTGACCGCCGTTGGGGAGATCATCCAGCATTACGACAGTGACAAGATGTTCCCTGCCCTGGGCTTCGGGGCCAAGCTGCCCCCGGATGGCAGGGTGTCCCACGAGTTCCCGCTG AACGGCAACCAGGAGAACCCCTCCTGCTGTGGCATCGACGGCATCCTGGAGGCCTACCACAGCAGCCTGCGCACTGTGCAACTTTATGGCCCCACTAACTTCGCCCCTGTCGTCACCCACGTAGCCAG gaaTGCCGCAGCTGTGCAGGACGGCTCCCAGTATTCTGTACTGCTCATCATTACTGATGGCGTCATCTCAGACATGGCACAGACCAAGGAGGCAATTGTCAAT GCTGCCAAACTCCCCATGTCGATCATCATTGTTGGCGTGGGCCAGGCCGAGTTCGATG CCATGGTGGAACTGGACGGTGATGACGTTCGGATCTCATCCAGGGGGAAGCTGGCTGAGCGGGACATCGTTCAG TTTGTGCCCTTCAGGGACTACGTGGACCGCACCGGCAACCACGTACTGAGCATGGCCCGCCTGGCCCGGGATGTGCTGGCTGAGATTCCTGACCAACTGGTGTCCTATATGAAGGCACAAGGCATCCGCCCACGCCCACCACCCGCTGCACCTGCCCAGTCACCCCCAGAGTCTCCAGCCCACTCACCTCCTGGGTCCCCCCTGCACACGAATATCTGA
- the LOC117724258 gene encoding allatostatin-A receptor-like: MISVVRTFTDNRTRKKKKKKKNFEFSFLKQKYHCLQDSPRMELNATLYTGLPDSQERWLRLAFAGFCGLILLVGLLTNGLLLMVVAGGPRASHPLSVLTTSLAVNVILSDLLFVSFLVPALLLSFLRRGWWLGPAVCTASQATNTATMFCTFYSMVASALVRHMAMIWPHVALPAGPRARLLLCGAMWALGLATSMPNWLFQRVTVLEQAVGVPEALACLLLLSPPQTTCYFTLLGALAFLPCLLGLGCSFGHVVWRLCTRPLGPSWESVQEHRVNTQFSLVVLVVFVLMWGPCSALGYVSAVGHLPATPLAFVASSLCTLLAYSNCAVSPVLCFCLCRPYRVGLRAILHRPRTAILPEVVRDIWP, translated from the coding sequence ATGATTTCCGTGGTGAGGACTTTTACAGACAAtagaaccaggaaaaaaaaaaaaaaaaaaaaaaactttgagttttctttccttaaacAGAAATACCATTGTTTACAGGATTCACCCCGTATGGAGTTGAATGCTACTCTCTACACAGGGCTGCCAGACAGCCAGGAGAGGTGGCTCCGCCTGGCCTTCGCGGGGTTCTGTGGCCTCATCCTGCTCGTGGGGCTGCTGACCAATGGGCTCCTACTGATGGTGGTGGCCGGTGGACCTCGAGCATCTCACCCGCTCTCGGTGCTGACCACTAGCCTCGCGGTGAACGTGATACTCTCCGACCTGCTTTTCGTATCCTTCCTGGTACCTGCCCTGTTGCTGAGCTTCTTACGTCGGGGCTGGTGGCTGGGCCCTGCGGTCTGTACCGCCAGCCAGGCCACCAACACGGCCACCATGTTCTGTACTTTCTACAGCATGGTAGCCTCTGCACTTGTGCGTCACATGGCCATGATCTGGCCCCATGTGGCCCTCCCAGCCGGCCCACGTGCTCGCCTGCTGCTCTGTGGGGCTATGTGGGCACTGGGCTTGGCCACCTCGATGCCCAACTGGCTGTTTCAGCGGGTGACAGTATTAGAGCAGGCAGTGGGTGTCCCTGAGGCCCTGGCCTGCCTTCTGTTGCTCAGCCCACCTCAAACAACCTGCTATTTTACCCTGCTGGGAGCCCTGGCTTTTCTGCCCTGCCTGCTGGGCCTGGGTTGCTCTTTTGGCCACGTGGTCTGGCGCCTTTGCACACGGCCTTTGGGTCCATCATGGGAGAGTGTGCAGGAGCACAGGGTAAACACACAGTTCAGTCTCGTCGTGCTGGTGGTCTTCGTGCTGATGTGGGGACCCTGCTCCGCACTGGGCTATGTGTCTGCTGTAGGCCACCTACCAGCCACGCCACTGGCTTTTGTGGCCTCCAGCCTGTGCACCCTGCTAGCCTATTCCAACTGCGCTGTCAGCCCtgtcctctgcttctgcctctgccgcccTTACCGGGTGGGACTCAGGGCCATTTTGCATAGGCCCAGAACAGCCATACTTCCTGAGGTAGTGAGAGATATTTGGCCATGA